The sequence below is a genomic window from Streptosporangium lutulentum.
GGCCGCGACCCTGCCCTGCGCCGGCGTGACCGCGTGGAACTCAATCGTCGGCGGCGAGCCTCTCCGCCCCGGACAGACCGTGCTCACCCTCGGCACCGGAAGCGTTTCTCTCTTTGCCCTCCAATTCGCGAAAATGCTGGGCTGCCGCGTCATCTCCACCACTTCCAGCGAGATCAAAGCCGGCAAGCTCAAAGAGCTCGGCGCAGACCACGTCATCAATTACGTCGACACCCCCGAATGGGGGCAGGCGGTGCGCGAGCTCACCGAGGGGCGAGGGGCGGATCTCATCGTCGAGACCAACGGGCCCGCCACCATCGAGCAATCGGTCAGAGCCGCAGCCCTCTACGGGCAGATCGTGCTGCTCTCGGTATCCGACCCGACCGGCAGGCACAGGTCCCACATCGAGATCTCCGGTGAAGCCTACGGATCCGCCCTCGCGACCATCAGGCGGATCTTCGTCGGCAACCGCGCTGATCACGAGGCCATGAACCAGGCGATCACCGCACACCATCTGCGACCGGTCATCGACCGCGTGTTCGGCTTCGCCGACACACACGACGCCTTCACCTACTACCTCGGCAGCGAGCCCTTCGGAAAGGTGATCATTCGAATCGACTGACAGGCGATGTCCTGCTCTCGTGGTTCGCCCGAGGATCCAGGAAAGGCCAGAAAAGCCGGCCCAGATCTGCTCATCCCACGCGAAACACAATGATCAGGCGTGTTTCCGGTGAGCCGGGGGTCGTTCCTCACCCCGGCTCACCGGGAAACTTGGTTAATCGCCATTCCGTTTGCACAGCGGGGCGATCAAGCTTCGCGAACTCGTACGACGCCGCGCCTCTCCCCCGCTCGCGCATCCCGTGTGCCATCGACCCACTGTGGTCGTGTTTCTGACGAACCCACAGGTCGCCGACCTGATCGCGCTGCCAGACCCCGTTCGATGGCGCCGGGCCTTTGCGCCGCACTACGGCTCGGCGCCCGGATTCCGGATGCACTACGTCGACGAGGGTGCCGGTCCCGTCTTTCTGGGCCTGCACGGCGAGCCCACCTGGGGCTATCTGTTCCGCGATCTCGTCAGTCGTTTCTCCGCCACCCGTCGAATCGTGGTGCCATCACATGGGCTTCGGGATGAGCGAGACTCACAACATGACCGATCCCCAGTCCCTGATGGACCGTCTCGACCGGGTGGAGAGCGAGCTGGCGATCCAGCGCCTGATTCACGAGTACTGCCACGGAGCCGACAAGCAGGACCTGGAGCGCTTCGCCGCGATCTGGGACGACGACGCGGCATGGGTGACCAGCCCCGACCAGCGTTTCGATGGCATCGAGGCCATCTGCGCAGCCGTGCAGGAGCAGTGGGCGGCCTTCAAGGAGATGCACCACTGGACGGCCAACTTCGTCGTGGACATCGACGGTGATCGGGCTGTCGGTGAGGCGGACGTGGCCGTCCGCGTGCAGTTGACCGACGGCACCTGGGTGAGAGGCGGTGGCACCTACCAGGACGTATATGTCCGCCGGGACGGCCGGTGGCGCGTCGCCCGCAGGGAAGTCGTTTCCTCCTTTGAGGAAGATCCACTCCCGCCGGGGATCGGCAGCCCCGCCGACTGACGACCCGAACCCGGAACTCTCTTAGGATCATGGTCGGCCGCATCGTGATGCGGCCGAGTCCGGCGATCCGGAGGCGGCAGTCGGCCGGGTCCTGATGGGAGAACGAGGAACCGCTCCAGAGTCCTCCAGGGGCGAGAAATCCCGCGGCGCGGTCCGTGCCCAGCACCTCGTCGAGATGGAGCAGCCCTCCGAGGACCCAGTCCTGGTCGTAGTGGCAGTCACGCTGCGGCAGGTACCGCTCCAGATAGGCGGCGAGGATGTCGGCGTCTTCGGGCTGTCCGAACCGGGTGAGGGCGAAGCTGTAGCCCTGACCGGCGTAGGTGAGCTCGCTCTCCAAAAGCAGATCGGCCAGGGCTTCCCGGAACCGGGTGCGCCGGTCGAGGCCGATGAGCCACGCGGCGGTGAGCCGTTCCCGCCAGCCTGCGAACTCTCCCGGCTGGAGCATGCATTCGAGCTCGGCGTCGGTGGCCTGCCGGGCATCGTGGCCCAGCACGCGGAGGAAGTCGGTTCTTTCCCGGTCGGGCATGTCGAGGAAGTTGCCGTGGAGAAGATCGAGGTAACGGGCGGCCCCTGACTCTGGTGCGGCGATCACGTAGCGCTCGATGATCTCGAATGCCGGGTCGCCCGTCGGCTCAGTCATGGGCGCATCCTGACCTACGGCGCAAGAGCACGATCATGCGGGGTGTTCTCGAAGCCGACTCCGCCAACCCTTTCAGCGTGGAGACCTGGCTTAAGGAGAAGGTCGGGTCATGAGGGAGACCAGACGTGGTTTCGATCCGGGGTTCCGGACGCGTAGCGGCTCCAGAGAGATCCGGTTTCGGCAGCGATCCGGGGCGCTCCTGTCGTGGTAGCCGAGTGCCCGGGCCACCACGGGTGGCGGCGCTTGGAGAACGAACTGCCGGATGACGGCGGCGTGAGGATCGGCACCGGCGCCCACCACTCGGCGGCGGATGACCGCCCTCCCCGGGGGTGGAGGAAAGCTCGCGGCAATACTTGGTAATCTTTGCGGGCCGACAAGAAAACAGGAGAGGCGTGGCCCTGATAATCCTCGCCCAGGTTGAGCCGCACGGCCGCCTGGGACACGGAGCCGTGTGGCGACCCGCCGCGAATTCCATCGACAGCGCGCTCTCGGAGGTGCCGGCGTGAGGCTCACCGGACAGGTACTCATCTTCGACGCCGACGACACGCTGTGGGAGAACAACGTCCTCTTCGAGCGCGTCATCGACGACTTCCTGCACTGGCTGGAGCATCCGACCCTCGACAGGGCCGAGATCCGCGCCATCCTCAACGACATCGAGGCGGCGAACGCGGTCGCACACGGGTACGGCAGCAAGATGTTCCTGCGCAGTCTCGGCGAGTGCCTCGAGCGGCTGCGCGAACGGC
It includes:
- a CDS encoding zinc-dependent alcohol dehydrogenase family protein translates to MNAQTAQGRTTMRSYRLEKLGHLDGIVPREEPIPTPEPTDILVRVHAVSLNRRDALILHERYPLPSAPGVVPISDGAGEVVAVGREVTRFKVGDRIVSGYWPRWHDGRLKPEFLDQFGCTLDGMLTEYVLLDQQWAVHVPDHLSWEEAATLPCAGVTAWNSIVGGEPLRPGQTVLTLGTGSVSLFALQFAKMLGCRVISTTSSEIKAGKLKELGADHVINYVDTPEWGQAVRELTEGRGADLIVETNGPATIEQSVRAAALYGQIVLLSVSDPTGRHRSHIEISGEAYGSALATIRRIFVGNRADHEAMNQAITAHHLRPVIDRVFGFADTHDAFTYYLGSEPFGKVIIRID
- a CDS encoding nuclear transport factor 2 family protein: MTDPQSLMDRLDRVESELAIQRLIHEYCHGADKQDLERFAAIWDDDAAWVTSPDQRFDGIEAICAAVQEQWAAFKEMHHWTANFVVDIDGDRAVGEADVAVRVQLTDGTWVRGGGTYQDVYVRRDGRWRVARREVVSSFEEDPLPPGIGSPAD